A genomic segment from Glycine soja cultivar W05 chromosome 20, ASM419377v2, whole genome shotgun sequence encodes:
- the LOC114401719 gene encoding protein indeterminate-domain 5, chloroplastic-like, whose product MAASSSSASLFGFREEDQNQMKQQHSLTPSSSTTPAAPPPQKKKRNQPGTPYPDAEVIALSPKTLMATNRFICEVCNKGFQREQNLQLHRRGHNLPWKLKQKTTKEPKRKVYLCPEPTCVHHDPSRALGDLTGIKKHYSRKHGEKKWKCDKCSKKYAVQSDWKAHSKTCGTREYRCDCGTLFSRRDSFITHRAFCDALAQESARQPPSLSGGGIGSHLYGSTTNMALNLSQVGSQISTMQDPNAQPTELLRLGAASGRTGQFDHILGSPFRPSNQQQQQQPFFMSSEPNQTYHHPDQNKPFQQGLMQLSDHLNNNSHHNNSPFSLPFLSNNTSNASFSEHFNNANGGGGNNNNNNNNNNEGTNYFATSSAPSLFSNSVNASALSHMSATALLQKAAQMGATTSNGGTASLLKSFGSASSSSGGGSKLVNAANYVSGMFGGNNHVNEQSNSNLQNLVNSFAVGGNSSIFEDGFEAYEHSNNNSNRDPKVHAMSGSSSSIGGSDRLTRDFLGVGQIVRGMSGSGGVAQREQQQQHGFNLSSLEAERYNNNSNNAAPSSGQAFGGGGGNFQ is encoded by the exons ATGGCGGCATCATCTTCCTCAGCGTCGCTCTTTGGATTTAGAGAAGAGGATCAGAATCAGATGAAGCAACAACATTCCCTGACACCATCTTCATCAACAACACCAGCTGCACCCCCACCccagaagaaaaagagaaaccaACCTGGAACACCAT ATCCAGATGCGGAGGTGATAGCACTATCTCCCAAGACCCTAATGGCAACAAACAGGTTTATATGTGAGGTGTGCAACAAAGGGTTCCAAAGAGAGCAAAACCTACAGCTACACAGAAGAGGACACAACCTGCCTTGGAAGCTTAAGCAGAAGACTACAAAAGAGCCAAAGAGAAAGGTTTATCTGTGTCCTGAGCCCACATGCGTTCACCATGACCCTTCAAGGGCTCTTGGAGACCTCACAGGGATTAAGAAACACTACTCTCGCAAACACGGTGAGAAGAAGTGGAAGTGTGACAAGTGCTCCAAGAAGTATGCTGTTCAATCTGATTGGAAAGCCCATTCTAAGACTTGTGGCACCAGAGAATATAGATGTGACTGTGGCACCCTCTTCTCCAG GCGTGACAGTTTCATCACCCACAGGGCCTTCTGCGATGCACTGGCTCAAGAGAGTGCAAGACAGCCACCTAGCCTTAGCGGCGGAGGAATTGGCAGTCATCTGTACGGAAGCACCACCAACATGGCCTTAAACCTATCTCAGGTCGGTTCTCAAATCTCAACCATGCAAGACCCTAACGCCCAGCCCACCGAGCTCCTCCGCCTGGGCGCCGCCTCCGGTCGAACCGGCCAGTTCGACCACATCCTCGGTTCACCCTTCCGACCGTcgaaccaacaacaacaacaacaacctttcTTCATGTCCTCCGAACCCAACCAAACCTACCACCACCCCGACCAAAACAAACCCTTCCAACAAGGGTTAATGCAGTTGTCTGATCACCTTAACAACAACAGCCACCACAATAATTCACCCTTCAGCCTTCCCTTTCTCTCCAACAACACAAGCAACGCTTCGTTCTCTGAACACTTCAACAATGCCAATGGAGGAGgaggcaacaacaacaacaacaacaacaacaacaacgaggGCACTAACTACTTCGCAACTTCAAGTGCACCTTCTCTCTTCAGCAACAGTGTCAATGCCAGTGCCTTATCTCACATGTCCGCAACTGCACTGCTTCAGAAAGCAGCACAAATGGGTGCAACTACGAGCAACGGCGGCACCGCTTCGCTGTTGAAAAGCTTCGGAAGCGCGTCCTCCAGCAGCGGCGGCGGCTCGAAACTGGTGAATGCTGCAAACTACGTCAGTGGCATGTTCGGAGGGAATAATCACGTGAACGAACAGAGTAACAGTAACCTCCAAAACCTGGTGAACTCGTTCGCTGTTGGTGGAAACTCTTCCATTTTCGAAGATGGGTTTGAAGCATATGAACATAGTAACAATAACAGTAATAGGGACCCAAAAGTGCACGCAATGAGTGGAAGTAGCAGCAGCATTGGAGGGTCTGATAGGCTCACCCGCGATTTTCTGGGTGTTGGTCAGATAGTGAGGGGAATGAGTGGGAGTGGAGGAGTTGCGCAGAGAGAACAACAGCAGCAACATGGCTTCAACTTGAGTTCTTTGGAGGCAGaaagatataataataatagcaaTAATGCTGCGCCGTCATCAGGGCAAGCTTTTGGAGGTGGTGGAGGGAATTTTCAGTGA
- the LOC114401447 gene encoding proteasome subunit alpha type-5-like, translating to MFLTRTEYDRGVNTFSPEGRLFQVEYAIEAIKLGSTAIGLKTKEGVVLAVEKRITSPLLEPSSVEKIMEIDEHIGCAMSGLIADARTLVEHARVETQNHRFSYGEPMTVESTTQALCDLALRFGEGDEESMSRPFGVSLLIAGHDENGPSLYYTDPSGTFWQCNGKAIGSGSEGADSSLQEQYNKDLTLQEAETIALSILKQVMEEKVTPNNVDIAKVAPTYHLYTPSEVEAVISRL from the exons ATGTTTCTCACAAG GACTGAGTATGACCGAGGAGTCAACACCTTTTCTCCTGAAGGCCGTTTATTTCAGGTTGAATATGCAATCGAAGCCATCAAG CTGGGATCAACTGCAATTGGGTTGAAGACGAAAGAGGGTGTTGTCCTTGCAGTTGAAAAGCGCATCACTTCGCCGCTGCTG GAGCCAAGTAGTGTTGAGAAAATTATGGAAATTGATGAGCATATAGGTTGTGCAATGAGTGGATTGATTGCTGATGCTCGAACACTTGTTGAGCATGCACGGGTTGAAACTCAG AATCATAGGTTCTCATATGGTGAACCAATGACTGTTGAGTCCACAACCCAAGCTCTTTGTGATCTAGCCTTGCGTTTTGGTGAAGGTGATGAAGAATCCATG TCTCGACCATTTGGAGTATCTCTTCTCATTGCTGGTCATGATGAGAATGGACCTAGCTT aTATTACACTGATCCATCTGGCACATTTTggcaatgcaatggaaaagcTATTGGTTCAGGGTCAGAAGGTGCTGACAGTTCTCTGCAAGAACAATACAATAAG GACCTAACTCTTCAAGAAGCTGAGACTATTGCTTTATCCATTTTGAAGCAAGttatggaagagaag GTCACTCCCAACAACGTGGACATTGCCAAAGTGGCTCCAACATATCATCTTTATACCCCATCTGAGGTGGAAGCTGTGATAAGTCGtctatga